One part of the Marichromatium purpuratum 984 genome encodes these proteins:
- a CDS encoding Lcl C-terminal domain-containing protein: protein MIHSTRLLTLAMALPLAASLQAQPPQPAEIADAAGVCLPNRPQTTPSADFTPIEDGQAVRHQPTGLDWQRCALGQRWDGRDCVGRPGSWSWRAAEALVAGRDDSWRLPRADELTTIVERCHPGPAVNPQVFPNTPGIIFWTSSGDTGGLDRAWAVSFFAGSRYRMSKEQEGAIRLVRETPGGAATP, encoded by the coding sequence ATGATCCACAGCACCCGGCTCCTCACCCTTGCCATGGCCCTGCCCCTGGCCGCATCACTCCAGGCGCAACCACCGCAACCGGCCGAGATCGCCGACGCCGCGGGCGTCTGTCTCCCCAATCGACCACAGACCACGCCATCGGCCGACTTCACCCCGATCGAGGACGGCCAGGCGGTGCGCCACCAGCCGACCGGACTCGACTGGCAACGCTGCGCACTCGGCCAGCGCTGGGACGGACGCGACTGCGTCGGCCGACCCGGCAGCTGGTCGTGGCGCGCGGCCGAGGCACTGGTCGCCGGGCGCGACGACAGCTGGCGCCTGCCCCGTGCCGACGAACTCACCACCATCGTCGAGCGCTGCCACCCCGGGCCGGCGGTCAATCCGCAGGTCTTCCCCAACACCCCGGGGATCATCTTCTGGACCAGCTCGGGGGACACCGGCGGGCTCGACCGCGCCTGGGCGGTGAGCTTCTTCGCCGGCAGCCGTTATCGCATGAGCAAGGAGCAGGAAGGCGCGATCCGGCTGGTACGCGAAACCCCAGGCGGGGCCGCCACGCCCTGA
- a CDS encoding response regulator has protein sequence MAKTILTVDDSASIRQMVSFTLKEAGYSVTEAVDGQDGLDKARASRFDLVFTDQNMPRMDGVTLIKQLRALPNYRSVPILMLTTESGDAMKSQGRAAGATGWLVKPFDPKKLLEVVRKVIG, from the coding sequence ATGGCTAAGACGATTCTCACCGTGGATGATTCCGCCTCCATCCGCCAGATGGTCTCCTTCACTCTCAAGGAGGCTGGCTACAGTGTGACCGAGGCGGTCGATGGCCAAGACGGTCTCGACAAGGCGCGCGCGAGTCGCTTCGATCTGGTCTTCACCGATCAAAACATGCCGCGGATGGACGGGGTGACGCTGATCAAGCAGCTGCGTGCCTTGCCGAACTATCGATCGGTCCCGATCCTGATGCTGACCACCGAGTCGGGCGATGCGATGAAGAGCCAGGGGCGGGCCGCCGGCGCGACCGGCTGGCTGGTCAAGCCCTTCGACCCGAAGAAGCTGCTGGAGGTTGTACGCAAGGTGATCGGCTGA
- a CDS encoding methyl-accepting chemotaxis protein encodes MSRSLSLKKRLLLIIALSGTLFLVIGFGSLQWVKQRLTEGVVAERAETLRLVLDERLHAKNNFGIGTTVALAQSPSIISIFTDATPGGDELARISALYRATTNYRGLRFQLRDPEGRLIVRSWNPRGMDLASAPLRPLVERKSHAEFEVGEFGVNIHAFAPVFDGERYLGSLEMIQGVGSVSRNFQADALQYVLLIDADHARALPALRDNTAVGDWVLANDRWFDAEALAFARSLVDADGALPHHPKWVTADWFVVATPVLDDSGNRIGVHLIGEPRTRLEQRVASTTLLAWLLNGMLLVLLLGLAGAITWAVQRYVARPIKGAVDQLARMEADLTLRLDITNDDEIGTLFGALNRHTETLHRIIQEVAGTATELDDSAQQLLAAGDQTIALAREQQQETDHVASASTEMAASARSVSQHADDTRAAAEAAERHTTEGGDEVRRTTAAIDQLATQMHEMQPVVERLERGSAGIGQVIEAIAAIAEQTNLLALNAAIEAARAGEAGRGFAVVADEVRNLSNRTQESTREIATIVEELQRAAHQVSEAIQHSNDQAQDCASLANRAGTALEEIRSGVGGVNEMGLQIAAATREQREVSESISASMARIHQLAEESTQAMEHGQQVNATLVEHAQRLEALVKRFSL; translated from the coding sequence ATGTCCCGATCCCTCTCGCTGAAGAAACGTCTGCTCCTGATCATCGCCCTGTCCGGCACCCTATTCCTGGTCATTGGCTTCGGCTCGCTGCAGTGGGTCAAGCAGCGGCTGACCGAGGGCGTGGTGGCCGAGCGCGCCGAGACCCTGCGGCTGGTGCTCGACGAGCGTCTACACGCCAAGAACAACTTCGGGATCGGTACCACGGTGGCCCTGGCGCAGAGCCCGAGCATCATCTCCATCTTCACCGATGCGACGCCCGGAGGTGATGAGTTGGCGCGAATCTCGGCGCTCTATCGCGCCACCACCAACTATCGCGGTCTGCGCTTCCAGTTGCGTGATCCCGAGGGGCGGCTGATCGTGCGCAGCTGGAACCCGCGTGGGATGGATCTTGCTTCGGCGCCTCTGCGGCCGCTCGTCGAGCGCAAGTCGCACGCCGAGTTCGAGGTCGGTGAGTTCGGCGTGAACATCCACGCCTTCGCGCCGGTGTTCGACGGCGAGCGCTATCTGGGCAGTCTGGAGATGATCCAGGGCGTCGGTAGTGTCAGCCGCAACTTCCAGGCCGACGCGTTGCAGTATGTCCTGCTGATCGATGCCGATCACGCCCGCGCCTTGCCCGCGCTGCGTGACAATACCGCCGTGGGCGACTGGGTGCTGGCCAATGATCGTTGGTTCGATGCCGAGGCGTTGGCCTTCGCGCGCAGCCTGGTCGATGCCGATGGCGCCCTGCCGCATCACCCCAAATGGGTGACTGCGGACTGGTTCGTGGTCGCCACGCCGGTGCTCGATGACAGCGGCAACCGTATCGGGGTGCACCTGATCGGCGAGCCGAGGACGCGACTCGAGCAGCGCGTGGCGAGCACCACCCTGCTGGCCTGGTTGCTCAACGGTATGCTGCTGGTGCTGCTGCTGGGGCTGGCCGGGGCCATCACCTGGGCGGTGCAGCGCTATGTCGCGCGTCCGATCAAGGGCGCCGTCGATCAGCTCGCGCGGATGGAGGCGGATCTGACGCTGCGTCTCGACATCACCAACGATGACGAGATCGGCACCCTGTTCGGCGCGCTCAACCGCCACACCGAGACGCTGCACCGGATCATCCAGGAGGTGGCGGGGACCGCCACCGAACTCGACGACTCGGCGCAGCAGTTGCTCGCCGCCGGTGACCAGACCATCGCGTTGGCGCGTGAGCAGCAGCAGGAGACCGATCATGTCGCCTCGGCGAGCACCGAGATGGCCGCCTCGGCGCGCTCGGTCTCGCAGCATGCCGATGACACCCGCGCTGCAGCCGAGGCCGCCGAGCGTCATACCACCGAGGGTGGCGATGAGGTGCGTCGCACCACTGCCGCGATCGACCAGCTGGCCACGCAGATGCATGAGATGCAGCCGGTGGTCGAGCGTCTCGAGCGCGGTAGCGCGGGTATCGGCCAGGTGATCGAGGCGATCGCGGCGATTGCCGAGCAGACCAATCTGCTCGCGCTCAATGCCGCAATCGAGGCGGCGCGCGCCGGCGAGGCCGGACGCGGTTTCGCGGTGGTCGCAGACGAGGTGCGCAACCTCTCCAACCGGACCCAGGAGTCGACCCGCGAGATCGCGACCATCGTCGAGGAACTGCAGCGCGCTGCCCACCAGGTCTCCGAGGCGATCCAGCACAGCAACGACCAGGCGCAGGACTGCGCCAGTCTGGCCAACCGCGCCGGCACCGCGCTCGAGGAGATCCGCTCCGGTGTCGGTGGGGTCAACGAGATGGGGCTGCAGATCGCCGCGGCCACGCGCGAGCAGCGCGAGGTGAGCGAGAGCATCAGTGCCAGCATGGCGCGGATCCACCAACTGGCCGAGGAGAGCACCCAGGCGATGGAGCACGGTCAGCAGGTCAACGCCACCCTGGTCGAGCACGCTCAACGCCTGGAGGCGCTGGTCAAGCGCTTCAGTCTGTAG